tatatatatatatatatataaatagggttgtgatcaaatCCTTTTTACCTAGTAaatcctatttccttcttaatatagTCCGTCGATTTACCTTAATCCAGCGGATCACATTTTAAACTCaatcattaaaattttattaagatTAACCGTGTAGAGGGCATAAATGGAAATAACAAATGGAGTTGGTTATGGTAAGTCCACGATTTTCTCACTTTTACGTTCCCTGCACTTTGGCAAAATTTCTTCTCTGATTTTCGCCCATTCAAGCAAAAATTCATCTCTAATTTTCGCCCAATCAAGTATCCATTTCTGCTGCCTTATTTTGGTTCGTCGAATATTCTGCGAGAAATTATAATTTCACACATTCCGTCGCAAACAGATCGTAATTGTGCTAGTTGGTTCGTTTAACAATGGAAGAATGTAAGTCACCAATTCCCCCCCATGTTTATTGATGTTGGTGTTTTACTTTTGTAATCGTATACCCGTCGCACTACCAGATGTCTGTAAATCATGAAATGTTGTGTTTGATGTTGGTGGTTATGTTACTGTTTTATCGAAATTTACTGATGGGCGGCGAATATTCTGAGGTGGCAATGGTGCATTCAGACCATTAGGTTTGCTAATTTAGTTGACATCTGCTTTCAATTTTGTATCCCAGGGAAGCCGATGGCAATTGTAGTAATTGACTACAGGCAATAGTAGGGTTTTATACTATTAGATTGAAACTCGTGATTTGTGTCCGTGAATTATACAGGGTGACGTAGTCGCTGTACAAAATTATACATGCAATGTATCATTATAACTATATAATGAAATCATTTTTGTGCGGTAATGTATCGAATATCTCTAATAATGCATCACTTACTTAACGTTACCAATTGTCATACTGTTTCGTTTTCACACGCAGTTAGGGTTGTGCCTGCCTGCTCTGATAAATTGAAGCCTGTTGTTGGTCAGAGGTTCCAAACATTAGAGTTTGCACTCGCGTTTTATGATGTGTATGCTAGGGCTGTTGGGTTTGACACGCGCAAACAAGGTGCGAGGAAGGTGGACGAAGTTACAACGTGGTATTACGTCGTATGCAATAGGGAGGGCCATAAGAAGTCCATCGACGATGACCAGTTGAATGCACGTTCCGGTTTCTCAATGAAGCGCCGACGCTTATCGAAGAGATGTGGGTGTAAAGCTAGTATTTCCTTCAAGTACTTCTCTGATAATGGAAATTCAGGTTATATGGTACAAGATTGTAACGAGGTACATAACCACGACATGGTTGAGTCCGACCACCAGCAGTTCATGTCTGTGAACCGTCATTTGGATGACGTTCACCAGAAATTCATACTTGATTGTTCAAAAGCGAACATTGGACCCACGTTGACATTTAAGGTTTTTTTTAACAATAAGAAAGTAATTTAGTTAATTTCTTCATTGTATTACAGCAAATAATGAACCAAAAGTATATAATAATGTGCAGGAATCATTGAATAATGCAccgattgaagagaataatgttgaaaggaaattgaattcatgccctttgggtttagcaatctatggggctaggttgtagtactcactcacaaacggaaccatcacaaagggaaGATAGTTTGAATCAATCCCCTTGGGTTTAccaacccatggggctaggttatagcaccaccacaagaattcaattttattttttaatgcgtttaagatttggtacaacaaataatgtaccaatagtatctaataatgtgcacgaatcagtgaataatgtacggattgaagagaataatgttgaaatgaaattgaattcatcATGCCCTTTGGATTTAGCAAtctatggggctaggttgtaatactcactcacaaacggaaccatcacaaagggaagagagtttgaatcattctccttgggtttagcaacccattgGGCTcggttatagcaccaccacaagaattcaattttattttttaatgcgtttaagatttggtacaacaaataatgtaccattagtatctaataatgcgcacgaatcagtgaataatgtacagattggagagaataatgttgaaaggaaattgaattcttgccctttgggtttagcaatccatggggctaggttgtggtacccactcacaaacggaaccatcacaaaggatAGAGAGTTTGAAttattccccttgggtttagcaacccatgggctaggttatagcaccacaacatgaattaaatttcattttttaaaactactcATACAAATCAGAACAAAAGCGTCTCatacacatatacattataggacacaaatcgtccattactgagtAAATAAAATCCATTACACTGAAATATTTTCACATTATGATTTGTTACAGCAAATAATGTACCAACggtatctaataatgtgcacggatcattgaataatgcacagattgaagagaataatgttgcaaggaaattgaattcatgccctttgggtttaacaatctatggggctaggttgtagtacccactcacaaacggaaccatcacaaatgGGAGAGAGTTTaaatcattccccttgggtttatcaacccatggggctaggttatagcacaaccacaagaattcaattttattttttaatgcgtttaagatttggtacaacaaataatgtaccaatagtatctaataatgtgcacgaatcagtgaataatgtacagattgaagagaataatgttgaaaggaaattgaattcatgccctttgggtttaagaatctatggggctaggttgtagtacccactcacaaacggaaccatcacaaaggaaagagagtttgaatcattcccctttgggtttagcaacccatgtgGCTAGGTTATAGAACCACcacaagaattcaattttattttttaatgtgtttaagatttggtacaccaaataatgtaccaatagtatctaataatgtgcacgaatcagtgaataatgtacagattggagagaataatgttgaaaggaaattgaattcttgccctttgggtttagcaatccatggggctaggttgtggtacccactcacaaacggaaccatcacaaaggacAGAGAGTTTGAATTATTCCCcctgggtttagcaacccatgggctaggttatagcaccacaacatgaattaaatttcattttttaaaactactcATACAAATCAGAACAAAAGCGTCTCatacacatatacattataGGACACAAATCATCCATTACTGATTAAATAAAATCCATTACACTGAAATATTTTCACATTATGTTAATAAGATAAAACTACTcataaaatcagaacaaaaacGTCTCAGAAACATATCCATTACAGGACACATATCGTCCATTACTGGGTCAATAAAATACATTACACGGAAATATTTGTACATAATGTCTATtagttaaaactactccctaacattgatgatatctaaaccctagaggTATGACTGGAACTCATGGACTTTGCCGACGTTTGTGTGACTTACTCCATAGTACACCCTAGCCCAcgggattgctaaacccttgtgGACTAAATTAAACTTGCTCCATACACCGCTTCGTCAATGTCCACCCTCGGCTGCTTCACTGCTGTCCAAAAATCAGTAATGTATTGCATGTCtattatataatgcacaatattaACTGTATAATGTTCAAAAGgaaacaaataatgcaccaatgaATATTACATTATCTTAACCACTGACGTTGTATAAAACCGATGCATATACAAAAACCATTATGTACACCACTCActacaataatgtacatatGGCAGGAAATAATgcacaacttaaaattaaacaacaaaaatatttgTACACAATAATCTACTAATGACAGCAAATAATACACAAATGAATATTGCACACTATTccctacaataatgtacaattttaatcaaatactgCGCGAACTTGAATAAATCTAGCAAATGAACATTAccattacaaccaaaaaatTTCCATTGTCCAGCAACAGATATAATGTACTCATTTAGGTGAATACTACAATGAAATATACTTATATTTAAAAGAATGTTCCAATTACTTCCTTTACTCTTTGACTATACAAAACAGATGTACACATAATTCATGCGTATAGGAAAATAATGCTTTACCatgtacacataatgtacagactATATAGTGTAATTTACTAACACATATTCCAGTTAATGTTTGACAATTTAAAACAGAATCCAACATAATGCAATCACATtttcaaataatgcaatcacataagcaaataatgcaatcacatagTGAAATAATGCAATCATAACACAAGCATGATGCATCATAcaagatatatatataacaaCTTAACCatccaaataatgcaatcacataatcaaataatgcacttataaCACAACCACGATGAATCATACAAGATATTTTCTTACCAAACAAACtgattttattaatgaaaaataCACTTCTGGATCCACTATTATCAGTGACCACCACCAGCAGATATAGAATTCATCTAACGATGCATATAATGAATTTAGACAGACAGATAATGCATATGTATTAACAAATAATGCACTCCCACATATATTACCGGTACTTTTTTACAATTACAAACACCATTTAATTGATGCATAATACAGAATATTTTTATGCATAAAACAATCAAATGATGTGCAGATCCAAAAGCGTAATGATTCACTACTACAGCATATTTTGTGACACTAATGTCCACTTACATACAAACAATggaaacatcaagcatattaaTGCACACAAACattaaaataatgtacaaaatcgACTAACTCATGTAggatcaaaattaaaatatgtgaaGTAGAAAAACAGAGCAACTAATCGAACAGAAACTCACCCTTATTCTGTGTTTGTTGTGAGTTGGTAGGTCTACCTCTTTTAGTCATTATTAAATCTGCGAGTAACAGCAAACAATCAAAAAACTACAAGATTTCAACAATAAATAGTCTAGGATTTGATGGTAATCGGTTGAATCTTGGTGTGGGCGATTTTTTTCAGCCGGCGCTTGTTAAAAATCGATTAAAACAAACGATTGTtgaaaatcgataaaaaaaacCGACCAAACCCTACCTGCTGTTGTAATGCACTGAGATTCAAGGGAACCAGCGGTGAATCTCCGAGATATCGTCGCGATTTTGAGTGggcggcggctagggtttttaCCAGATTTGGAAAATGAGAAGACTCTTGTTGAGAGAGAATCTGGAGCGGGATTGTGATTAAATGCGTGTGAGGAAAGTGGTGAAAGATCCAGCTAAATTTTCGCCCAATTCATTTTCAGCCACAAATTGACTAAATCACCCCCATGATGCACCAAATTAGTCAAATAATGAAGCGCGGGCTGATAAATATGCTATTAATCTGGAACGTCCATCCTCCTGATCCAACGACCGAGATTGCGAAGACACTTAAATTTAAGGGGTGAAaaggagtttaacactaccctatatatatatatatatatatacgtatATCACATGCATGCAAGTAGATATGTagtgtgtatatgtatatgttgcGTTAACTATTAAgtttaattcaaataaataaatagtacatGCAAAATAGAATTTTAAAGTGTGTGCGCCTGAAATATTAATATAGAAATGAAATAATGATAGGTGTCACAATAGTAGGTGTATGTGTGTCCAATTTTCTTAATCATCGCTTTtctaatttaaaagaaaaagaaaaacatgtaAGGTCggctattatattttaatacataTTAGATAGATCACATCTAGTAAGTCGGCTTATACagataaatatatttacatgaTGTATTAAAAAGAAGAGAggaggaaggaaaagaaaaaaaaaggaagaggaGGTCAAAAGAAATGTAAGGAGGATTTGAGTGGAAGAAAATAAAAGGATTAAGGATGTAGCAAGTGGTATAAGGGGTTGATTAAATTTCtgttgtggtataaattacacTTTTAATTTTGTACTATATGTTATTGTTACGCAGTTAATTACTAGTATATGTTAGATTGGAGTGAATATTTGGATTGTATAATGTGAACCTAATATagttatgtgttatttgatggAATTATTTTGTGGAATGTGTATGAATATCTGATTGGTGCAATGGATATGCTTTATACATTGTAAaggaattattttataaaatatgatAGAAATATGCAATTGATGCAATGAGCATGTTTACACATGATTTTGGATTTATTTGAATCATTGAAtcaaagaggatctgtgacagtcttgccctggatctgaaatcacagtggacatattgggaccttcgggtcaaatcacagtgggacctacgggtcaatcatattggcaCATTGAAAATCTCGGGCAGATACCTGGCTTGATTTGTCACATAATAATAAACTGAACAgagaggcatatgcatatggaGATGAAACTGTGCATGATATTTATGCTTATGGTTATAAGTGTTGGTATAATGAATATGCTTGATATAAGATTGATGTGGAATTAAAGGTAGAATTTTACACTGAGTTGAGACGTATGTACACACTAATATTTTTCTGGAGTAAGATATTTGGCTTTTGTAATTATAGTTTTTGGATGGTTTAGTATTTGGCATGTGATTACATTATTTTATatcgtatttatttttataagtgTTCTTACCAGAaaggttgaggtgtgacagcATTCGCTAATATTTAAATAACGCTTTACAATATTCTCATACTCCCTTCTACTTTTGGCaagtttttctctcttttaaGATGAACTTCAAtttccactaataatattttaattattttttgtttctatttcttttctattttactaatttcatattaaaattcGTGCAGTGCAATATAATTAGAATCTTTAATTACTTTGCTGCAATCCAAATTATGATCGAATCAGTTTTAGCTAAATCTTAGTATATGAATATTTTTGATCAAATTACAAATTTtagttaaataaaattacaaattctatacatgtcattttatcaaataaattttgaaatcgaACAATTATTGGTGTCGTTTCTTGTTTTGGAATAATGCATCTATTTGAAAACAAATTCAgcatttgaatgtttaattattttatatttgtattCCTGAATCtttaaatgatatgtttatACCTATGCGGGTCCTATGCCACATGAAAATGGAATATGAAAGGTTGAACGTGATTTTATAGAGAGGTTTTAGTCTATGTTTCTTTATAAAGAGAATGTCTATATGTATGTATTTGGGTAATTAGAGTTttaatctttattttcttttcataaaGAGCATCCACGTGTCAGTTTGTTGATGGTATATTAGGACATGTTTACAAGTCGGGTCAAGCCCACAATAACAAACCAGCATGCATCATGCATACACAAGGATAATAAGGATACTGCAAAAACAAGGAATCAGAATATGATTATCACAAGCCTCAATTCAACCAAAACTTTGTAAAAGCtaactttttaattaatttgagcTATCTGTAAAGGAGGAAAGATGGCTTCCACATTTACACCGTCGAAGAGTGGAAGACAACTCCAAGATTGTAAGAAAAGAAACAAGAATTCTTTGCTTTTTCACCACTTTTTCTGCTCAAACATGCATATATTATATAAGAGTGTGTATGCTCGTCTTGATATCATCTCCCACTGTTCATAACAACATaaccaaatttaatcaaaatcGAATCCAATTATGCGACGCAATTATGAATTCGACGACTCTGATTTTGCTTCTGCAGTTGCTGCTTCTGCTCATGCCATACATTCTCTTGGTGAAATCACTCCAAACCCTAAAATTGCAAGAGCAAATACCAGAAAACAAGACCTGCAACACCGAGGTACTAACAATTCTTTCAATtctctttttaattattttaattactacTTATGTTACTCTCTTTGCATTTCTGGGCTGTCTGTATGAAAGATTCTATGAGAAATGCATCTATGAAAGATACAAGGAGTTCACAATCTGTTACACCTGCCATTGGTGATAGCAGGCATAAGCAAACCTCAACACTTCGACAATCAGATTCCAAAGCAGATGCTTGGGAAAAGGCTCAGATAGCCAAGCTTCGTAAACGGTAAGATTAGGGAAGTAGTGACGGAGCTAGgattatttttagtttcaagCATCGAGATCTATGAGTTTCCTGTACTTTTATGTATAGGTATGAGAATTTGCATAACGACATTAAGGCTTGGGAGAATGAGAAGAAATTGGGAGAGAAACATAGGATTGAAAAGAAGAAGGTTTGCTTCTTGACTCAAAAAGGTAGGGAAGTAAACTTTATAGTGGCTTAAAAGTGTGTGTTGTTATCGCAGGGAGATTTGGAACtcaaaaaatcaagaaacatgaAGCATTACTACAACAAGATAGCCAGGATCGATCATGTAGCTCAGGGAACAAGAGCACGGGTCGAGGAGAAACGAAAACATGAAGAATCCATCGTGAAAGACAAAGCTAGGGAAATGAGAGCTACAGGAAAAGCTCCTGTTAGCTGCTTCTGCTTCTAACTACACAAATTACTTATGTACATACAGTTTCTCAACAAAATTCAAATAGCACGAGACATTTGTTTACCTGCAATGCTAGTTGTTACTGAAACTTCATCTTGAAGTCTGATTTGATTTGTACATGGACATGAAAATATACCTTTGTTTCCTGTGTATATCATATTCCTAGCCCTTTGACATATTGAACATTGATAGATCGAATATAGGATCAGCTCTTCACGAAGCCTCTTGCAACGAAGACTCTTTCTTCTCTATTGATATACTAGTTGATTTGTGATGATCTCTAAGAAATTCTACAGCCATGAAGGTGAGAGCTGATGCAGGTACATACCATGCAATTCTGGGGACACCACCTCTGAACATCCCTTTAACTCCTTCAGCATGCCATACCTTATAAACGGCATCCAACCATCCTGTATACCTGGAGAAGTACTTCTATGTCAAGGATATTGTAGTACAAAAGTTTTTTAACTGTGAACTGGAATATAAAAACATGCTATCACGAGACTAAAAGAATATAAAGGCCAAAGGAATGTAAATATTGAAGCCTAGTTCTCCATTAGCAATTTCTGTCTCAAAAGCCAAACAAAACATCACAATCCATTGGTGAAAATAAAAGGTACTAATACTATTTTGGAATACATTGCCGCTATTTCTTCCCAAATAAGTATGACATATAACTTTGCAGCCATTTAGACTTGTCATTGAATAGTAGAGTCAGAAATTCGCTGTTACCTAATGGTGGACCCTTGTACTTGCAATCTGGTTTTGATAACATCCAGCGGAGTAGTGAGATATGCACTCAAACCTGAATGGTACATATAATATCTTAAGCTTGTAACATTTTAGAACAGTAAAGCCAGTTGTCCGGTTCATATGAGGGGTATGAGGGTGattggaggagagagagagagaaagagagatgctATGGAATTTAAACAGCATACATACCGCCAGCTAGTCCTCCTAATACAAGACCCTCGAAAGTACTATTAGTGTGGAAATCTGAATTGGGAAAAATTCCTTGTCTCCCATACTGTGACATGGTCTTAAAAGCTTCATAAAAGGTGACCTGCAATATGAAGACATATTAATCTAGTCAGCATCATATGATGTAATGAAAGTGGATACAtaaaacaacataaaaattGTCCAAAGTTAAATACTCATGGACACAATAAACATGGACAACAAGAAAGATAGAGGTGGCTGCATCTGTTTGTAGTTTGTACAGAGAGGTAGAATAGGCTAGAAAAGGTTATAGCTTCATAAATGGCGTAAAAAATAGATAAGTATGTCTCTGTAAATCTAAATATGATTTTAATCTCTGCAAGAGCATATGCAGATATTTAAAAAGCAGGAAGAAGGTAACAAGCACAATTCATTGACCTCCTTTTGCCAAACAGAAGCACTGGGACATAATATTGTCTTCAAACTTTCAGGCTTTCAGCAGAGTTTTGCATTTCTTTTAATGGAAAAGGTTGATGGGAAATACTTGGGAAAGAGTTTTAGGACATTAAAACTGTAAAAATCCATGAACAAATAAACTTCTCAGCATCTCACACTATCACACATCAACCTTCAGTTTTCCTTAAATTTCACATTTTTTCTGCAAAAAAAATCCATTCCAGGCATAAAAATTCCATTAGATAGTGATCCATGTTGCATTGGCATTCTAATTGATTCTAAATTtctcatatttaaaaaaaaatgaacatGGCAAGGCCTAGGCCTAGGCCAAGCTGGAGATAAAGAAATAGTGCAGCTGATGTATATAATGATTATTGAAGCCAACAAAAATTTATTTGATACCATAAGTCCAGCAAATGGAACATCTCGTGCAAGTGTGGACCAGTATCTGCAATAAAATAACATGTTATTCTTTAAGATATGAAATCAGCATTTTCTTCAATGTTAACACAATTGAGTGTAGATGCAACTTATACATGTGCAAACGGCAAAAGTAAAAGCTACTAGTTACTAGCCAATTCCATTAAGTACAGCTGAGACCTGAGTAACATCTTCTTAGGAGGgctgttcggtttgcaagattgtatctcgagattaaatatgtagtgtgttttgttcatgagattgaatctcacaactcaatcctagatggataattatatgataattagtcatagccaaccccctccaattaaaataatctcacaacttaatcctagattgtatcttggtacTCTTTTATCtagaaaccgaacaccacctttgAAACCTATTTTGATTTGTCAGATAGTATGGTGCAGAATAGAATCCTAACATCATGCAAGTATCATAAGCTTTGTCTGTTCCACTGTCTTCAATTTAGAAGCCAATTTCTTATGGAATGCTAGTTTCTTACTCTATGTGCAACTAAGAATATTCCAACAGATCATGTCATAAATGCAAAAGGTTTAGAAAACAAATTATTGAGAAAACTAACTTAGGAATAAGATAGTAGATACCCCGGTCCCCGCATATAATCCCCTTAGCCCTTGTTCCTTCCATATCGAATGTCCAGCTTGAAACATTCCAGGATAGTAGCCATATGTGGGCATACCAAGTTTTTCCTGAGAACCTTCTTTTACTAAAACAGAAGTCCAGTACTTCTTAGAGCCCTGAACCTGCATGCGTTGCTTCATCACTTCACAAGGAACGTATATAATAGAGCCAAGTGTATCCCCTGAACAGCATAAAGAAACAGAGGACACTTATCATAAGTTACTCAACGCAACACCACTTTTATAGAATTGGGAACGGGAAAAAGAATCCCAGAAAATGATCAAACTCTGCCACACACTACATAGGGCAGAGACAATGTTCAAAAAATACCTATTGCTCCAGCTAGAAAATGTGCCCAGTGACCACCAACGCCAGGATATGTTTCGTCCATCCAATTCTTTGTGGACTCGATTACTCCAAAGTAGGTAGCTCCAGTAGCAAGAGATCCCATTACTCCAGGTGCAATTCCTCTATACAAGCCTATCCAACAATTACAATCATAACtataatacataaaataagatgacacatttcaaATCCAGAAATATATCAAATACATAACCCGTACATGAGAAGCAATgcttcaattaaaacaaacagaCCAGAGAAGAAAAATCCGTTTACCAGCCAAACCATCCGTAGCCCAAACAGCACGAACCATTTGCATTGCACTCTTTTGGTTCTGAAAATAAGCAATATCAAGTATCAGAATATATATACTCGCATTAATTACAAATCCAGAAGAATAACcttgcttccgctaaatatagCTTGGCTTTGCATGCGTGTCTTAATTGTGTCAACAGGATGCATCATCCCTTCCCCAAAAGCGCCCGCAATCGCCCCCCACAAAAACTCCCTCCACACTGCAAAAGTTCAATGTTGGCaattaatcaaacacctcttgTGATGTATCAAATTAATGAAATTCGTTCGTCAAACAATCAATTTCAGCTGGAAAATAGCTCTACCAAAGAATTGGCTGTGGTTGTTTCGGCTGAGCGTGAGTGGTTTCCCGTTTTCGGAAATGGTGGAGTGGTCAATCGCCATTGATGATTTAGGTGGAAGCTAGCTAGGGTTTATGGGTTTCTGGTTGTTGAGTGATTTTTGAAGAAGGCCGGGTTTTTATTGTGGACCTATTAATCTGGCTCGCGCTCCCACCGTCCCACGGTTCCATAgttgaaattttcaaatttaaattagaattttaattttaatatcaCAAATAATTTTGACATGgagtacataaataaaaaataatgagtaacttaaaaaattactccctccatcccacaaaagtatgtactatttcctttttagtctgtccctaaaaaatatatattttttaattttaaaaactattttctctctattgaaGTGGAATTCATTctccattaataatattttaattactttttttctctatctctcttactttacctattttgtattaaaactcatgtcaaactcaaagtgtatattctcTAAGAAGAGTATTATCTAGTTGACTCGGCAGACCCGTAaatctatctatctatacaaTATAATTCTGTAGGGGTGAAATC
This sequence is a window from Salvia splendens isolate huo1 chromosome 14, SspV2, whole genome shotgun sequence. Protein-coding genes within it:
- the LOC121763782 gene encoding remorin-like codes for the protein MASTFTPSKSGRQLQDFAASAHAIHSLGEITPNPKIARANTRKQDLQHRDSMRNASMKDTRSSQSVTPAIGDSRHKQTSTLRQSDSKADAWEKAQIAKLRKRYENLHNDIKAWENEKKLGEKHRIEKKKGDLELKKSRNMKHYYNKIARIDHVAQGTRARVEEKRKHEESIVKDKAREMRATGKAPVSCFCF
- the LOC121763783 gene encoding S-adenosylmethionine carrier 1, chloroplastic/mitochondrial-like, whose product is MAIDHSTISENGKPLTLSRNNHSQFFVWREFLWGAIAGAFGEGMMHPVDTIKTRMQSQAIFSGSKNQKSAMQMVRAVWATDGLAGLYRGIAPGVMGSLATGATYFGVIESTKNWMDETYPGVGGHWAHFLAGAIGDTLGSIIYVPCEVMKQRMQVQGSKKYWTSVLVKEGSQEKLGMPTYGYYPGMFQAGHSIWKEQGLRGLYAGYWSTLARDVPFAGLMVTFYEAFKTMSQYGRQGIFPNSDFHTNSTFEGLVLGGLAGGLSAYLTTPLDVIKTRLQVQGSTIRYTGWLDAVYKVWHAEGVKGMFRGGVPRIAWYVPASALTFMAVEFLRDHHKSTSISIEKKESSLQEAS